The genomic DNA ATATGCGATGGCGCTGGCGCATGTCGCGAGCATGCGCTCCGAGGATCCTTACCGGAAGGTGGGGGCTGCGGCGCTGGATGCGGACAACCGCGTGATCGGCACGGCCTACAATGGCCTGGCCCCGGGCTTCAATGCGCCGCCGGGATTCTGGGACGACCGGGAGGCGCGGCAGAAGTTCATGCTGCATGCGGAGGTGAACCTGTGCAGCCTGTTCCGCCGCGGGGAGGCGAAGCTGGTGGCGACGACCACGATGCCCTGCACGGCCTGCATGCAGACGCTGTGCGCGAACGGCGTGCGCGAGATCTATTATCGCGAGGTCTACCATAGCTCCGATGCGCCGGAAATCGCGCGGCTCTACGGGGTGAAGCTCGAGCAGGTGGACTTCAGCCCTTTCGAGACCGGAGTCGTGAATCCCTAGCCTTAGCGACGGTTCGCGACGCGGAACTCCTTCGGCGTGACGCCAAGACGTTGGCGGAAGAGATTCACCAACGCGCTGGCGGTGCGGAAGCCGGATCGCTCCGCCACTTCCTGAAGCGAGAGGTCGGAGGAAGAGAGCAGGCGCATGGCGAGATCGAAGTGCGCGCGCCAGATCTCCTCATGCAGCGTGCGGCCGATCAGGGAATTGAAGCGGCCCTCAAGCGAGCGCCGCGAGATGGTGGTGGAGGCGACCACGTCCCGCACCTTGATCGTGCTGTCCGAGTGCTCGCGGATGAAGCGCAGCGCGGCGACCACATCGGAATCGTCGAAGGCGAAGACGTCTGTGGAGCGACGCTCGACGACATGGGCCGGGGGGATGCGAACGGGCTCCTTCGGGCGCTTCTCTCCTTCCAAAATGCGGTCGAGCAAGGCAGCGGCTTCGTAGCCGCGGCGCTCCATATCCACCTCCACGCTGGAGAGGGTGGGGGAGCAGAGCTCGCAGAGTTGCTGGTGATTGCCCGCGCCAACGATCGCAATTTCCTCCGGCACCTTGAAGTCGGCCTTCCAGCAAGCTTCGAGCACCATCGCGGCAATGCGGTCGAGGGCGGTGAAGATTGCCAGGGGGCGTGGCAAGGTTTCGAGCTTCGAGATGAGTTCCTCGTCGGAGTGATTCGCGGAGAGGCTGATGGTGGTGACCTTGAAGCCGGCCTCCTCCACCCGGGCCTGGTAGCCGGCACCGCGATCGGTCGAGTAACGGGTGCCATCGCGGCGGCGGACGAAAGCGAAGTTCGTGAAGCCGCGATCGAGGAGGTGCTCCGCGGCCATCTTGCCAATCGCGCGGTCATCGCTGAGCACGCTGGTGACCTCGGCTTCATCCAGCAGGCCGGCGACATTGATCACAGGGATCTTCCGACCGGCGGCGGCGTCATGAAAGCGCTGGTCCACCACGGTGCAAATGATGGCATCACCCTGCCATGTCTCGACGAGATCGGCGAGTTCGCGGCGCTCACGGTCGAAAAAGGCCATCCGCCAATTTGGCTTCCGCTGCACATAGCGGCTGATTCCATCAAGAATCTTGCTGCCATAGCCGCTCAAAGGATCCAGCATGAGGCCGATGTGGCGGAAGGAGGACTTCACGGCGCGGAGCATTGCGGGAACTTACCTATTGTAAATGCGTAATGATGAAATCGTCTGCGTAACGGTTAAATGTATGACAGATGGTGAATATGCTTATTTATAAAAGGTATTTATCTTAATACGCAGAATTGGGATTTGAAATGAGGTTCTTTGGTGACATGGCGACGGATGAGGGCGGCAAGAGACGAGCTGCGAATGTTTCTCGATTCTTGTCATGCCTGGCCTTGTTGCTGGGGAGCGCAGTGTCCCATGCCGAAGTCATCAATGCCGCGGGTGGTGCAAGGGCCACCGCGAGCAGCTACCGTGAGGGCCGGGGTGCGGGAAAAGTCGTGGACGGAGTGGTGGATGACACCTCGCGCTGGCTCGCCGCGGAGTCCGATCCGGCACCGTGGCTTGAGATCGAGTTGCCGCAGGCGACCGATATCGTGGCGGTGGATCTCTTCTCCGGCTGGGAGGGCGGTGATGCCTTGGCGGATTTCGATCTCGCGCTGGAGAGTGGCGGCCGTTGGATCGCTCCACCGGAGGGCAAGGTGAGGGGAAACCAAGATCCAGCCCTGCGCATTTCCATCAAGCTGCCTGGGGTGACCCGGCTGAAGGTAAGCCTGATCCATGCGGGTGCCGCCCGTATCCGTGAGATCGCCCTTCCGCGGGAGCTTCTGGCTCCCCCGGGGGCCGGGCTGAGCGGCGAGATGCTCGGCCTGCGGGGAATTGCCCTCGACACCCATCAGGTGGCGCTGAACCAGGTGGGATTCGAGGGCGGCAGGCCGAAGCGCTTCACCGCGCCACTGTCCGCAGACGGCACGGCCTTCGTGATGCGGCGGCATGGTGGCGACGCGGCGGTGGTCCACGAAGGTAAGGTCCATGGGGGCATTGGTGACTTCTCAGAATACCGTGAAGCAGGGGAATACGTGATCGAGCTGAGCGGCGGGAGTTTGAAGTCGGGGTTTAGCGATCCCTTCCTGATCGGTCCGGACCTGATGCAGGATCTCTTCTGGCAGCCCGCGGTGGATTTCCTGATCGATTCGCGGAGCGTGGCGGGCACTCACCCGAGCGCCTATGGTGGCTGCCCGTGGCGGGACGGTACCTACTACGATGCGATCCTGCCCGCGCTGGTGATGCTTTATCGCGCCGATGCGAAGCGGGTGGAAGGCATGCCGCGGCAGATCGATTGGGCGGCGGACAAGAAGCGGATCCTCGACCCGGCCTTCAAGTTCGATGCCAAGAACCCGTGCAGCGAAGGGGTGATGGAAGCGGTGCGGAAATACTACACCGAGCTGGAGCCGCCCGCGGCTGATGCGCCGGACGTGGTGAAGCTGATCCACTGGGGCGCAGGCTACTACCTCTGCAATCCGGCCACGAAAGACCCGAGCGACGATCCCGATCCGAGGCAGATCCACAGCCAGACAGTCGAGCAGGTGTCGTATGTGGTCTGGGCTTGGCCGGAGTTGAAGCGCTGGCTGCCGGAGTCATTCTACGAGAAGTGCCGTAGCTTCTGCGAAGAGAACTGGAGCAAGTCGCTGGAGATCGACAAATGGTGGGATCCTGCGACCTATCTGACGGAGGCGCAGATCCACGGGAAGAATCCCTTCGGAGGGCTGTTGCATCCTTACAAGGGGCGGCATGCGCCGGGGCACTCGATCGTGCCGAACCTGCTGATGCATGAGATCGCCAAGCGCGACGGGCGGCCTGATCCGGACCGCTATCTGAAGGTTGCGGTGGCGCAGACCGCTTGGATCGTGGAGAAGATCGATTGGAACGATCCCCGAACTACCAAGGGCCAGCGGATGAGCGAGCATCGCACGATTCCGAATCTGGTGTGGCTGCTGCAGAAGTATCCGGAGCAGTCCCCGCCGGGATTGAAGGAGAAGATTGCAGAGTGGGCCCGGGTGGCAGCAAAGCGCTCGGAGAATCTCTGGGACTTCCGCCGCTACGACGAGGAGAGGAACTGGACGATCCCGAAGCTGAACGATGTGGGTAACTGGGCAAGCGCACCGGCGGTCTTCCTCGCCGCATCGTGGGCGCTGGATGATCCGGTGCTGAAGCGGCGGATGCAGGAGCTGGCGAGCTCGCATGCGGATGCTGTCTTCGGGCGCAATCCCCGGCTGGCGGCGACGACTGCGAAGCAGGACGGTTTCACGGGGATCGAGCGGACCTGGCCGAATGTGTTTCAGAATGACACTTGCGCCCGTCTGGAACTCTGCCGTGGTTCGATCGACTCCGGCCCGGGCACGGAGATGTTTCCCTTCAATCCGCAGGGCGGCTACCGGCATGCGGAGGGCTGGGTGAACTACGGTGCGGCTTGGTGCATGAGTCTCGCTTATCTTGAGTTCGACGCGAGAAGAGCGGAGTCTCCCTGAAGATGAAGATACGGGGGCTGCGCTGGTGGATCATCGTCCTGGTTTTCCTGGCCGCGGTATTGAACTACCTCGACCGACAGACGCTGTCCGCGCTGGCACCCACCATCCAGGCAGACCTGGAGATGGACGACCGCGAGTACGCGGACGTGGTGAATCTCTTCCTGCTGGCCTACACCATCGCCTACCTTGTGTCCGGCAAGCTGGTGGACAAGCTGGGGACGCGGGTAGGGATGGGCTTTTTCGTGGTGTGGTGG from Luteolibacter rhizosphaerae includes the following:
- a CDS encoding deoxycytidylate deaminase → MSRLSIPEYAMALAHVASMRSEDPYRKVGAAALDADNRVIGTAYNGLAPGFNAPPGFWDDREARQKFMLHAEVNLCSLFRRGEAKLVATTTMPCTACMQTLCANGVREIYYREVYHSSDAPEIARLYGVKLEQVDFSPFETGVVNP
- a CDS encoding DNA-binding transcriptional regulator gives rise to the protein MKSSFRHIGLMLDPLSGYGSKILDGISRYVQRKPNWRMAFFDRERRELADLVETWQGDAIICTVVDQRFHDAAAGRKIPVINVAGLLDEAEVTSVLSDDRAIGKMAAEHLLDRGFTNFAFVRRRDGTRYSTDRGAGYQARVEEAGFKVTTISLSANHSDEELISKLETLPRPLAIFTALDRIAAMVLEACWKADFKVPEEIAIVGAGNHQQLCELCSPTLSSVEVDMERRGYEAAALLDRILEGEKRPKEPVRIPPAHVVERRSTDVFAFDDSDVVAALRFIREHSDSTIKVRDVVASTTISRRSLEGRFNSLIGRTLHEEIWRAHFDLAMRLLSSSDLSLQEVAERSGFRTASALVNLFRQRLGVTPKEFRVANRR